CGAAGCGGGCATTGGCGTAGCCCAGCTCCTCGAGCGTGGGCACCTTGGCGAACACGCCGATGCGGCGCGGGCTGGTGACGGCCAGCACGCGCAGCTTGCCGTTCTGCACCATGCCCGCGACCGAGGAGGTCGAAGTCACGAGCACGTCGACCTGCCCGCCGAGCAGGTCGGTGAGCGCGGGGCCGGCGCCCTTGTAGGGCACGTGCGTCATGTCCACGCCGCTGTCCTTTTGCAGCACCACGCCGACCAGATGCGAGAGCGTGCCGTTGCCCGGCGTGGCATAGGTGAGCTTGCCGGGGCTGGCCTTGGCGCGCGTGGCCAGGTCGGCAAAGGTCTTGTAGGGCGAATTGGCTTCCACCACCAGCGCGAGCGGCGCCGCGTTGATCTGCGTGATCGGCACGAAGTTCTTGATCGGATCGAAGCCGGGCGCCGAGTAGAGCGAAGGGTTCACCGCCATGATCGACACCTGCGATGTGAGCACCGTGTAGCCGTCAGGCTTGGCCTCGGCCACCGACCTGGCGCCGATGTTGCCGCCCGCGCCGCCACGGTTGTCCACCACCGCGGCCTGGCCCATGATTTCCGGCAGCCGCGTGGTCACCAGCCGGGCCGTGGCGTCGTTGCCGCCGCCCGGTGGAAAGGGCGAGACGAACTTCACCGACTGCGAAGGAAAACCGTT
This genomic window from Variovorax paradoxus contains:
- a CDS encoding Bug family tripartite tricarboxylate transporter substrate binding protein, which codes for MSSAFRIPSLARLSIAAAWLAAMALQPASAQPLPARNGFPSQSVKFVSPFPPGGGNDATARLVTTRLPEIMGQAAVVDNRGGAGGNIGARSVAEAKPDGYTVLTSQVSIMAVNPSLYSAPGFDPIKNFVPITQINAAPLALVVEANSPYKTFADLATRAKASPGKLTYATPGNGTLSHLVGVVLQKDSGVDMTHVPYKGAGPALTDLLGGQVDVLVTSTSSVAGMVQNGKLRVLAVTSPRRIGVFAKVPTLEELGYANARFEDWYGFFAPAGTPPERVAYLNEAIVRTLRLPEVTKLVNDGGSEVVANTPEAFAAQLRQDIERWSRIVKLSGAKAD